In a genomic window of Helianthus annuus cultivar XRQ/B chromosome 10, HanXRQr2.0-SUNRISE, whole genome shotgun sequence:
- the LOC110880470 gene encoding late blight resistance protein R1-A — translation MANIDLEMFMEKLRRLLYENDNDTWIRNINPYIEAKKPEIQLLYEELAYLIGSSCFKEQLHDLGNWKTRLIQAAQEAEDMVDMFVSSAIIKTNYRGLYQASMSTHRSLGFRKKKLLDCSLKDLKGVMDHLKSIREEITSNKNLVKQDMMMDTGFEATGTTVNLSATEHEEYIVGFDDDVLLIIDRLTGYRKKLDIISIVGMGGLGKTTLATKIFGDSLVEYYFDMRGWITVSQEYSKRDLLVQLLVSIGRSVHETASESKLYEMVYQSLKGRRYLIVIDDVWSCKAWDDVRLCFPDDNIGSRVLVTTRLAEVAGHASRGGFTHNLGLLTEEQSWELLCRKTFRGHECPESLTETGKHIATKCGGLPLALVVIAGLLEKGERRKDLWEKIAERVGSYVINDPKGCLDTLALSYDHLPLHLKKCFLYVGIFPEDYIIQVQTLIRLWMAEGFIKEAGQRSLEEEGEYHLMDLIDRNLLIVADKRSNGGIKSCRLHDLLRELCLKKADEETFFQKVSREQRRLLFTSNRNLDSDSVSSIVKQRRLSAAPDVLCNIYLHGFTTYTRSVLCFDYGGFSEYRTTNWVPSFLLLRVLDLLNIPLVDSSDIRMLVHLRYLAVWSRKESLSLKFDLRSLQTFIAKGKFQWPILSFGNMVMAHIVIW, via the coding sequence ATGGCAAACATAGATCTGGAGATGTTCATGGAGAAGTTGAGGAGGTTACTTTACGAGAATGACAATGATACATGGATCAGAAACATTAATCCTTACATCGAAGCAAAAAAGCCTGAAATCCAGTTGCTATATGAGGAGCTTGCCTACCTCATTGGATCATCCTGTTTTAAAGAACAACTACATGATTTGGGAAACTGGAAGACACGACTTATCCAAGCAGCACAGGAGGCAGAAGATATGGTTGATATGTTCGTATCTTCTGCTATCATCAAGACCAATTATAGAGGGTTATATCAAGCGTCCATGTCCACACACCGCAGCCTGGGTTTTCGAAAAAAGAAATTACTCGATTGCTCTCTTAAGGACCTTAAGGGTGTTATGGACCACCTAAAGTCTATCAGAGAAGAGATCACGAGTAATAAGAATCTAGTTAAGCAAGACATGATGATGGACACCGGGTTTGAAGCTACTGGAACAACAGTGAATCTTAGTGCAACCGAACATGAAGAATACATTGTAGGCTTTGATGATGATGTACTATTGATAATAGACAGGCTTACCGGATACCGCAAGAAGCTAGACATAATTTCGATTGTGGGTATGGGCGGACTGGGTAAGACTACCCTGGCTACCAAAATATTCGGTGATTCTCTTGTAGAGTATTATTTCGATATGCGCGGGTGGATTACTGTTTCTCAAGAGTATTCCAAGAGAGATTTGTTAGTACAACTATTGGTGTCAATAGGCAGATCGGTTCATGAGACAGCGAGTGAATCAAAACTTTATGAAATGGTGTACCAGAGTCTAAAGGGAAGGAGATATTTGATTGTTATTGATGATGTCTGGAGTTGTAAGGCATGGGATGATGTGCGGCTATGTTTTCCTGATGACAATATCGGTAGCAGAGTTCTTGTGACCACGCGGCTTGCAGAAGTTGCTGGGCATGCAAGCCGGGGCGGTTTCACTCACAACCTAGGACTTTTAACCGAAGAACAAAGTTGGGAGCTGCTGTGTAGGAAGACTTTCAGGGGACATGAGTGCCCTGAAAGTTTGACTGAGACAGGGAAGCATATAGCTACGAAGTGTGGAGGATTACCGCTTGCTTTAGTTGTCATAGCAGGACTTCTAGAGAAAGGAGAGAGACGGAAAGATTTGTGGGAGAAAATTGCCGAACGTGTGGGTTCATACGTTATTAATGACCCTAAAGGATGCTTGGATACGCTAGCTTTGAGTTATGACCATCTACCTCTTCACTTGAAGAAATGTTTTCTCTATGTAGGCATCTTTCCAGAAGACTATATAATCCAAGTGCAGACGTTGATCAGGCTCTGGATGGCTGAAGGGTTTATAAAAGAAGCAGGCCAAAGAAGCTTGGAGGAAGAAGGTGAGTATCACCTGATGGATCTAATTGACAGAAATCTGTTAATTGTTGCTGATAAAAGGTCTAATGGAGGAATTAAATCATGTCGCCTGCATGATCTTTTGAGAGAACTATGCTTAAAAAAAGCCGATGAAGAAACTTTCTTCCAGAAAGTTAGTAGGGAGCAACGGCGTCTACTTTTCACCTCAAACAGAAACCTTGACTCTGATTCTGTTTCCAGCATAGTGAAGCAAAGGCGTCTATCCGCTGCCCCTGATGTTTTATGTAACATCTATTTGCATGGTTTTACCACGTACACAAGGTCTGTTTTGTGCTTTGATTACGGTGGATTTTCAGAATATAGAACTACAAATTGGGTTCCATCCTTTTTGCTTCTTAGAGTGTTGGATTTACTAAATATTCCACTCGTTGATTCCAGCGACATAAGAATGCTAGTTCATCTAAGGTACTTAGCAGTTTGGTCACGCAAAGAATCCTTATCATTAAAGTTCGATTTACGGAGCCTTCAAACTTTCATTGCTAAAGGCAAGTTCCAATGGCCCATATTGTCATTTGGTAATATGGTAATGGCCCATATTGTCATTTGGTAA
- the LOC110883880 gene encoding L-gulonolactone oxidase 3, translated as MALFLFLTLWTLATTTLAIPPPPPIQCTTGTTTGCTLHNSYGIWGDRKDCFASKVVHPTTQDQLLSIVANATKHKLKLKVVSKFSHTIPKFACPAIGDSSVLVSTDKYNSNIHVNVDGLTVTADAGVGLRDLINKVEDAGLSLVAAPYWEGVSVGGLISTGSHGSSWWGKGGAVHDHVVSIDMVVPATETEGFAKILHLDATNELLNAAKLSLGTLGIISKVTLSLEKGFKRSITLNFTDDTGLEDTFTSHAKAHEFGDITWYPSKHMAVYRHDDRVALTTKGDGTNDFIGFQSNLIVVSKSTRASENTLEKAKNVKGKCAMASTFISYKKLVANGLRNNNLIFTGYPVIGRQGKMQTSGSCLYSASSDIANACAWDPRINGLFFYETTAIFQGVDKFKDFIRDVKELRDLNPDNFCGVDIYNGLLIRFIKASTAYLGQPVDSVVVDFNYYRADSAMTPRLNQDVMEEVEQMAFVKYGARPHWGKNRKVAFSKVAEKYKSLNKFVAAKKKMDPQNLFSSDWSDEVLFGSKGENFDGCALEGECVCSEHRHCSPSNGYFCQYGLVYKEARVCRYSQPSQS; from the exons ATGGCCTTATTTTTATTTCTAACTTTGTGGACTTTAGCCACCACCACCCTAGCCatcccaccgccaccaccaatcCAGTGCACCACAGGAACCACCACCGGCTGCACGCTACACAACTCCTACGGCATATGGGGTGACAGAAAAGATTGTTTCGCCTCCAAAGTGGTCCACCCAACAACACAAGACCAACTGCTCTCAATTGTAGCCAATGCAACTAAACACAAACTTAAACTCAAAGTAGTCTCCAAGTTCTCACACACCATACCCAAGTTCGCCTGTCCAGCCATCGGCGACTCTTCGGTTCTTGTTAGCACTGATAAATACAACTCCAACATCCATGTTAATGTGGATGGACTCACTGTGACTGCGGACGCTGGAGTTGGTCTTCGGGATTTGATAAATAAGGTGGAAGATGCAGGTTTGAGCCTTGTGGCTGCACCGTATTGGGAAGGTGTTAGTGTGGGTGGGTTGATAAGTACCGGTTCTCACGGCAGTTCTTGGTGGGGTAAGGGTGGAGCAGTTCATGATCATGTTGTTAGTATTGATATGGTGGTTCCTGCAACAGAAACTGAAGGCTTTGCCAAGATTCTTCATTTGGATGCAACAAATGAGCTTCTTAATGCAGCCAAACTTTCGTTAGGCACCTTGGGTATCATCTCCAAG GTAACACTTAGCTTAGAGAAAGGCTTCAAGAGAAGCATAACCTTAAATTTCACTGACGATACCGGGCTGGAAGATACATTCACGAGTCACGCAAAAGCTCACGAGTTTGGGGACATAACATGGTATCCCTCCAAGCACATGGCTGTTTACAGGCACGATGATCGGGTTGCGTTAACCACCAAAGGCGACGGTACCAACGACTTCATCGGGTTCCAGTCTAATCTCATCGTCGTCTCTAAATCTACCCGAGCCAGTG AAAACACGCTGGAAAAGGCAAAAAATGTAAAGGGAAAGTGTGCAATGGCAAGCACGTTCATAAGCTACAAGAAACTAGTAGCCAATGGGTTAAGAAACAACAACCTAATATTCACTGGATATCCAGTGATAGGACGCCAAGGCAAAATGCAAACTTCGGGTTCATGCTTGTACTCGGCATCTAGTGACATTGCAAACGCGTGCGCATGGGATCCACGTATCAACGGATTATTCTTTTATGAAACCACTGCCATTTTCCAAGGTGTTGACAAGTTTAAGGACTTCATTCGGGACGTTAAAGAGTTAAGGGACCTAAATCCAGACAACTTTTGCGGTGTAGACATTTACAATGGACTTCTTATACGCTTCATCAAGGCATCAACTGCGTATTTAGGCCAACCTGTGGATTCGGTGGTGGTTGACTTTAACTACTATCGAGCTGACTCGGCTATGACCCCGAGGCTAAACCAAGATGTGATGGAGGAGGTGGAACAAATGGCGTTTGTAAAGTACGGGGCGAGGCCACACTGGGGTAAGAACAGGAAAGTTGCATTTTCAAAGGTAGCGGAAAAGTATAAAAGTTTGAACAAGTTTGTAGCAGCTAAAAAGAAAATGGACCCACAAAATCTATTCTCGAGTGACTGGTCGGATGAAGTGTTGTTTGGAAGCAAAGGGGAGAATTTCGATGGATGTGCTTTGGAAGGGGAATGTGTATGCTCGGAGCACAGGCATTGTAGTCCCTCAAATGGTTATTTTTGTCAATATGGGCTTGTTTATAAAGAAGCACGTGTTTGTAGATACTCACAGCCATCTCAAAGTTGa
- the LOC110883881 gene encoding putative late blight resistance protein homolog R1B-13: protein MVNLRHLRCDRINIPIGFSNPSLLNLQTVSRLRLGHWAELLLHSFRNIKKLGCSISSSSTNHGLLSFTLLTRLEALNIDKYTYDSLTLTNPIRFPETLRKLTLKGLCLPWNYMSTIRQLPKLEVLKLLDSSFKGHMWESGDEQFHQLKFLKLVKLDLRVWEASSINFPHLRKLVVISCEDLMEIPLDLGRIYTLEHIEIDYSNPRVLESVKRIQEAQREIENYDIHVNFTHADPSEAFFQEDPFFD from the coding sequence ATGGTGAATCTAAGGCACTTGCGGTGTGACAGAATCAACATCCCAATTGGTTTCAGTAACCCTTCATTGCTCAACTTGCAAACGGTTTCCAGACTAAGATTAGGTCATTGGGCTGAACTTTTGCTGCATTCTTTTCGTAATATCAAGAAGCTTGGGTGTTCTATTTCTTCATCGTCAACCAATCATGGATTACTTAGCTTTACGTTGCTAACTCGTCTTGAAGCTTTGAACATAGACAAGTACACGTACGATTCATTAACTTTAACGAACCCAATAAGGTTCCCAGAAACATTGAGAAAGCTGACCTTAAAGGGGTTATGTCTTCCTTGGAATTATATGTCAACAATTCGACAATTACCCAAACTTGAGGTTCTCAAATTACTAGACTCATCGTTCAAAGGACACATGTGGGAGTCTGGCGATGAGCAGTTTCACCAGTTGAAGTTTTTGAAATTAGTGAAGCTGGATCTCCGTGTCTGGGAAGCTTCTAGCATCAACTTCCCACACCTCAGGAAACTAGTAGTGATAAGTTGTGAAGATCTAATGGAAATTCCGCTAGACCTTGGAAGGATCTACACCCTCGAGCATATTGAGATAGATTATTCCAACCCTCGTGTACTTGAGTCTGTAAAAAGAATTCAAGAAGCGCAGCGTGAGATTGAGAACTATGATATCCATGTCAACTTCACTCACGCGGATCCAAGCGAAGCCTTCTTTCAGGAAGATCCTTTCTTTGACTAA